A single Dunckerocampus dactyliophorus isolate RoL2022-P2 chromosome 2, RoL_Ddac_1.1, whole genome shotgun sequence DNA region contains:
- the tsen15 gene encoding tRNA-splicing endonuclease subunit Sen15, which produces MCNKIWRTHDNNTNKAREWVKSTSASHAVQRVHTGSERSTVMDLPKESPNWILQHPVYHLMKNLDVEDSAQVHAAFLVYMDLTEVRNWKEVSCAKSDELQLVLLEGKEKEGSPMQTVLPLPVHQSVSHRSLRLHAGLPEVNGWLGDPRPTRRSLPGRWTSAAQEETAAALSIWWETSDHTTVSSVLLGCKQP; this is translated from the exons ATGTGTAATAAAATATGGCGAACCCACGACAATAACACGAACAAGGCGCGGGAGTGGGTAAAATCCACATCAGCGTCTCACGCTGTGCAGCGTGTTCATACTGGATCGGAACGCTCGACAGTAATGGACTTGCCAAAAGAGTCTCCAAACTGGATTCTGCAACATCCGGTG TATCACTTGATGAAGAACCTCGATGTGGAAGACAGTGCACAAGTGCATGCTGCTTTTCTTGTTTACATGGATCTCACTGAGG TGCGTAACTGGAAGGAGGTGTCCTGTGCTAAAAGTGACGAACTTCAGCTTGTTTTGTTAGAGGGAAAAGAGAAGGAAGGATCGCCCATGCAGACAGTTCTTCCACTGCCCGTGCATCAGTCTGTAAGCCACAGAAG CCTCAGACTCCACGCTGGTCTACCAGAGGTTAACGGATGGCTTGGTGACCCCCGACCCACCCGTAGGTCCCTTCCAGGACGTTGGACGTCGGCAGCACAGGAAGAGACGGCAGCAGCACTGAGCATTTGGTGGGAAACAAGTGATCATACAACTGTTTCCAGTGTACTGCTCGGGTGCAAGCAGCCATGA
- the colgalt2a gene encoding procollagen galactosyltransferase 2, producing MLQEWLTGVQHQYHSVEWRPMEQPSSYEDEEGPKHWSDSRYTHVMKLKQEALGAARRLWADYILFVDSDNLLTNNRVLTDMMTENLTLVAPMLESKSLYSNFWCGMTPQGFYRRTSDYVPIRKWKRHGCFAVPMVHSTYLLDLRRTASRDLTVHPPHSQYPYILDDIMSFAFAAKKAGIQMYVCNKEHYGYLPEPLQQHQTLKEEEESFTHTLTEALISYALEPSRYVQVTPKQQGKMGFDEIFVINLKRRPDRRERMLNTLAVLGIQGTLVEAVDGTALNSSQLQAMAIDMLPGYKDPYSDRVLTRGEIGCFLSHYNIWKKVAQHKLQQALVLEDDIRFEPRFCSRLEAITDNVQEEGLDWDLIYVGRKRLQAKEPERWVKGVSNLVHPGYSYWTLGYMLSLQGAKKLLQAQPLGKMLPVDEFLPIMFNQHPKEEYMQYFEPRDLRAFSVQPLLLFPTHYTGEPGYISDTETSTIWDDEMVETDWDRGGAKHRRMDVEESEDER from the exons ATGCTTCAGGAGTGGCTCACTGGAGTGCAGCACCAATACCATTCGGTGGAGTGGAGGCCCATGGAGCAACCAAG CTCCTATGAAGATGAGGAGGGTCCCAAGCACTGGTCAGATTCCAGATACACACATGTCATGAAGTTGAAGCAGGAAGCACTTGGAGCTGCAAGGCGGCTTTGGGCTGACTATATACTG TTTGTGGACAGTGACAACTTGCTGACAAACAACCGTGTGCTTACTGACATGATGACAGAAAATCTAACACTCGTGGCACCCATGTTAGAGTCAAAGAGTCTCTATTCCAACTTCTGGTGTGGAATGACTCCTCAG GGTTTCTACAGAAGAACTTCGGACTATGTTCCCATTCGCAAATGGAAGCGTCACGGCTGCTTTGCGGTCCCCATGGTGCACTCCACCTACCTGCTGGACCTGAGGCGCACAGCCAGCCGCGACTTGACTGTGCACCCTCCCCACTCCCAGTACCCGTACATTCTGGATGACATCATGTCCTTTGCTTTTGCTGCAAAAAAAGCAG GAATTCAGATGTATGTGTGCAACAAGGAGCATTACGGGTATTTACCAGAGCCCCTCCAACAACATCAGACCttgaaggaggaagaggagagctTTACCCACACACTAACAGAGGCACTGA TTTCTTATGCGTTGGAGCCTTCACGGTATGTACAGGTTACGCCTAAACAACAAGGAAAAATGGGATTCGATGAG ATATTTGTAATCAATCTAAAACGTCGACCAGACCGACGGGAGAGGATGTTGAATACCTTGGCTGTCCTTGGGATTCAGGGAACACTGGTGGAGGCGGTGGACGGCAC AGCCTTGAACTCGTCCCAGCTGCAGGCCATGGCTATTGACATGTTGCCTGGCTACAAAGACCCGTATTCAGACCGCGTGTTAACAAGAGGGGAGATTGGCTGCTTCCTTAGCCACTACAACATCTGGAAAAAG GTGGCGCAACACAAACTACAGCAAGCGCTCGTGCTGGAGGATGATATCAGATTTGAGCCCAGATTTTGCAGTAGGCTAGAAGCCATCACGGACAATGTGCAGGAAGAAGGACTTGACTGGGACCTTAT TTATGTTGGCCGTAAGCGACTGCAGGCGAAGGAGCCAGAGCGATGGGTGAAGGGAGTCAGTAACCTAGTGCACCCAGGTTACTCCTACTGGACTTTGGGTTACATGCTGTCCCTTCAGGGGGCCAAGAAGCTCCTGCAGGCTCAACCTCTGGGCAAAATGCTGCCAGTTGATGAGTTCTTACCCATCATGTTCAACCAGCACCCAAA AGAGGAGTACATGCAGTATTTTGAGCCCAGGGACCTGAGGGCCTTCTCAGTGCAGCCCCTGTTGCTTTTCCCCACACATTACACGGGAGAGCCCGGCTACATCAGCGACACAGAGACCTCCACTATCTGGGACGATGAGATGGTGGAGACAGACTGGGACAGAGGAGGTGCCAAACACAGGCGAATGGATGTGGAGGAGAGTGAAGATGAACGTTAA
- the zgc:55943 gene encoding uncharacterized protein C1orf21 homolog: MGCASAKQVSAVPNSEEDQSKAHSNGDLFSDEYKMKGVEKVKYMSGEEGGVEGQESTETSALLGKSQHMDETGSNGNGKMLSIHSSESQQEFFRMLDEKIEKGRDYCSEEEDMT, translated from the exons atgggcTGCGCCTCCGCCAAGCAGGTGTCTGCAGTACCCAACAGTGAGGAGGACCAGAGCAAAGCCCACAGCAATGGAGACCTCTTCTCTG ATGAGTACAAGATGAAAGGAGTGGAGAAAGTCAAGTACATGAGTGGAGAAGAGGGAGGAGTAGAGGGCCAGGAAAGCACG GAGACAAGTGCTTTACTTGGAAAAAGTCAACACATGGATGAAACGGGATCGAATGGAAATGGAAAGATGCT GAGTATCCATTCCTCAGAGAGCCAGCAAGAATTCTTCAGGATGCTGGATGAGAAAATTGAAAAG GGCAGGGACTACTGCTCAGAGGAGGAAGACATGACATAG